The following proteins come from a genomic window of Lolium rigidum isolate FL_2022 chromosome 5, APGP_CSIRO_Lrig_0.1, whole genome shotgun sequence:
- the LOC124656505 gene encoding protein NRT1/ PTR FAMILY 6.1-like — protein MEKPSPPPPPFSKSKEIKSPQPMASTTSLQRNKLGSHFLASDERRFAAAAGAPNAVGTTPLDIRGAPIPERDLARTGGWVAAFFIFGNETAERMAYYGLSVNMVVFLFKVMHLPFAASAGAVNTFLGISQASSVLGGFLADAYLGRYWTIAGFATLYLLGLVGLTLAATLPALVPSQQGCDTLAMLLGGCQPAERWQMAYLYAALYVTAFGAAGIRPCVSSFGADQFDDRDVNYKRRLDRFFNLFYLAVTVGAIAAFTLVVYIQMHHGWAAAFGALAIAMGASNALFFAGTTLYRHKAPGGSPLTRVAQVLVAAFRKRHAGFDSGGYVGLHEVAGPKSAIRGSAKIEHTDDFRWLDKAALRLVQDGHEDGEIDPWRLCTVTQVEEVKILVRLLPVPTCTIMLSVVLTEFLTLSVQQAYTLNTALPLLGSHLPVTCMPVFPCLAIFLLLALYYHTFVPLARRLTGHPHGASQLQRVGLGLAFSILSVVWAGVFERYRRRYAVEHGYLGLFLTPMPGLTAYWLLIQYCLIGIAEVFCLVGLIEFLYQEAPDAMRSVGSAYAAVAGGLGCFVATAINNAVDAATGNVVEGRPSWLAQNINVGRFDYLYWLLAVLSAVNLAVFLYFASIYKYRSSPQATTANNNKEQEVSKI, from the coding sequence ATGGAAaaaccatcgccaccgccaccgccattcaGCAAGTCCAAGGAGATCAAGTCGCCGCAGCCTATGGCGTCCACCACGTCGCTCCAGCGCAATAAGCTCGGCTCCCACTTCCTCGCCAGCGACGAGCGCCGCTTCGCCGCCGCAGCCGGCGCGCCCAACGCGGTCGGCACCACGCCGCTGGACATCCGCGGCGCGCCGATCCCGGAGCGGGACCTCGCGCGCACGGGCGGCTGGGTGGcggccttcttcatcttcggcaaCGAGACGGCCGAGCGGATGGCCTACTACGGCCTCTCCGTCAACATGGTCGTCTTCCTCTTCAAGGTCATGCACCTCCCcttcgccgcctccgccggcgccGTCAACACCTTCCTCGGCATCTCCCAGGCCTCCTCCGTGCTCGGCGGCTTCCTCGCCGACGCCTACCTCGGCCGCTACTGGACCATCGCGGGGTTCGCCACGCTCTACCTCCTCGGCCTCGTGGGCCTCACCCTCGCCGCCACGCTCCCGGCCCTCGTGCCGTCGCAGCAGGGTTGCGACACGCTCGCCATGCTCCTCGGTGGCTGCCAGCCGGCCGAGCGGTGGCAGATGGCGTACCTCTACGCCGCGCTCTACGTCACGGCGTTCGGCGCCGCGGGCATCCGGCCCTGCGTGTCATCCTTCGGCGCCGACCAGTTCGATGACCGGGACGTGAACTACAAGCGCCGGCTCGACagatttttcaacctcttctaccTCGCCGTCACCGTCGGCGCCATCGCGGCCTTCACCCTCGTCGTCTACATCCAGATGCACCACGGTTGGGCGGCCGCGTTCGGCGCGCTGGCCATCGCCATGGGCGCCTCCAACGCGCTCTTCTTCGCCGGCACGACGCTGTACCGCCACAAGGCGCCCGGCGGCAGCCCGCTCACCAGGGTCGCGCAGGTGCTCGTCGCCGCCTTCCGGAAGCGGCACGCCGGGTTCGACAGCGGCGGCTACGTGGGGCTCCACGAGGTGGCCGGGCCCAAGTCCGCCATCCGCGGCAGCGCCAAGATCGAGCACACCGACGACTTCCGCTGGCTCGACAAGGCCGCGCTCCGGCTCGTCCAAGACGGCCACGAAGATGGGGAGATCGATCCGTGGCGGCTGTGCACGGTGACGCAGGTGGAGGAGGTGAAGATCCTGGTGCGGCTGCTGCCGGTGCCGACGTGCACGATCATGCTCAGCGTCGTCCTCACCGAGTTCCTCACGCTCTCCGTGCAGCAGGCCTACACGCTCAACACCGCGCTCCCGCTCTTGGGCTCCCACCTCCCGGTCACCTGCATGCCCGTCTTCCCCTGCCtcgccatcttcctcctcctcgccctctaCTACCACACCTTCGTGCCGCTCGCCCGCCGCCTCACGGGACACCCGCACGGCGCCTCGCAGCTGCAGCGCGTCGGCCTCGGCCTCGCATTCTCCATCCTCTCCGTCGTCTGGGCGGGCGTCTTCGAGCGCTACCGCCGCCGCTACGCCGTGGAGCACGGCTACCTGGGGCTCTTCCTCACGCCCATGCCGGGGCTCACCGCATACTGGCTGCTCATCCAGTACTGCCTCATCGGCATCGCCGAGGTGTTCTGCCTCGTCGGACTCATCGAGTTCCTCTACCAGGAGGCGCCCGACGCCATGCGCAGCGTGGGATCAGCCTACGCTGCAGTCGCCGGCGGGCTCGGGTGCTTCGTGGCCACCGCGATCAACAACGCCGTCGACGCGGCCACGGGGAACGTAGTGGAGGGGAGGCCGTCGTGGCTGGCGCAGAACATCAACGTCGGCAGGTTCGATTATCTCTACTGGCTGCTGGCCGTGCTCAGCGCCGTCAACCTCGCCGTATTCCTCTACTTCGCCAGCATCTACAAGTACAGATCATCGCCTCAGGCGACAACCGCCAACAACAACAAGGAGCAGGAGGTCTCCAAAATATAG
- the LOC124656504 gene encoding peptidyl-prolyl cis-trans isomerase FKBP43-like: protein MAFWGVEVKPGKPYTHRYQSSHGRLRISQATLGSCDAAKRSVLQCVVGNKAPIIVCSLNPRLAEMCHLEIELEEVDEVLFSVLGPSSVHLSGYYLRPSSRSGAGDDESESYGEDVGESDTDRDYDESEDSYESDFIDDGDDEVPEDNDVSESMDDGDVCSSPDSHKTGMLSSEKHAGKVKRLRRSKKKHQVDSTDDEIEDSSCKPTARHNFRSIFDSGSEDEDLPANKTNASEEHASKVKRRQHLKKKHQVDSTEDEIEDSSCKPTTRHNFHSIFDSCSEDEDFLAKEEDLPANKTNASEEHADKVKRGRRLNKKHQVDSIDGKIEDSSCKPAFRRKPCSIFDSGSEDEDFLAKEEVLPSLSEKTNGKVSKENKPGNVASKEETKKKSRNDRKRKSDTIDQDPASPMDETEVNGSSVPKQEAELKKKSKKKKRTASEADDGKHSNNIRTLENGLVIEDLSAGKQDAKVASNGSKVYINYVGKLQNGKTVHPNAKEKPYKFKLGSEKVIPGWNLGIDGMHVGDKRRLTVPPSLCENGGKLFEQVPKKKTIFYEVELVKVK, encoded by the exons ATGGCGTTCTGGG GCGTGGAGGTGAAGCCCGGGAAGCCCTACACCCACCGCTACCAGTCGTCCCATGGCCGTCTCAGGATTTCCCAG GCTACACTGGGCAGCTGCGATGCCGCTAAAAGGTCGGTGCTGCAATGCGTTGTTGGTAACAAGGCACCCATCATAGTCTGTAGCCTGAATCCTCGATTGGCTGAGATGTGCCATCTTGAGATTGAGTTGGAGGAGGTCGATGAGGTTCTGTTTTCAGTGCTTGGTCCGAGTTCCGTGCATCTCTCTGGGTATTACCTCCGGCCAAGCAGCAGGAGCGGCGCAGGAGACGATGAATC AGAATCTTATGGAGAGGATGTTGGAGAGTCTGATACAGATCGAGACTATGATGAGAGTGAGGACAGTTACGAATCTGACTTTATTGATGATGGTGACGATGAAGTACCTGAGGACAATGATGTTTCTGAATCTATGGATGATGGGGATGTATGCTCCTCCCCTGATAGCCACAAGACAGGTATGTTGT CCTCTGAAAAACATGCTGGTAAGGTTAAACGACTGCGACGCTCAAAGAAGAAGCACCAAGTTGATAGCACCGACGACGAGATTGaagattcttcatgcaagccaacCGCCAGGCACAATTTCCGTTCAATATTTGATAGTGGCAGTGAAGATGAAGACTTGCCAGCTAACAAAACTAATG CATCTGAAGAGCATGCTAGTAAGGTTAAACGACGGCAACACTTAAAGAAGAAGCACCAAGTTGACAGCACCGAGGACGAGATTGaagattcttcatgcaagccaacCACCAGGCACAATTTCCATTCAATATTTGATAGTTGCAGTGAAGATGAAGACTTTTTGGCCAAAGAGGAAGACTTGCCAGCTAACAAAACTAATG CATCTGAAGAGCATGCTGATAAGGTTAAAAGAGGGCGGCGCTTAAACAAGAAGCACCAAGTTGACAGCATCGACGGAAAGATTGaagattcttcatgcaagccagcTTTCAGGCGCAAACCTTGTTCAATATTTGATAGTGGCAGCGAAGATGAAGATTTTTTGGCCAAAGAGGAAGTTTTGCCTTCTCTGTCTGAGAAAACTAATGGTAAAGTTTCCAAGGAAAACAAACCTGGAAATGTTGCCTCAAAGGAGGAGACCAAAAAGAAGAGCAGAAATGACAGGAAAAGAAAAAGTGATACCATCGATCAGGATCCTGCATCCCCAAT GGACGAAACAGAGGTCAATGGGTCATCAGTTCCAAAACAAGAAGCTGAATTGAAAAAGAAgtccaagaaaaagaagagaactGCATCAGAGGCAGATGATGGAAAGCATTCCAACAACATTAGAACACTTGAAAATGGGCTGGTCATAGAAGATCTGTCAGCAGGGAAACAAGATGCAAAAGTGGCTTCAAATGGCAGCAAG GTTTATATCAATTATGTTGGCAAGCTGCAGAATGGGAAAACCGTTCATCCTAATGCTAAGGAAAAGCCCTACAAGTTTAAGCTCG GTTCTGAGAAAGTGATCCCTGGATGGAATCTTGGTATTGATG GTATGCACGTCGGCGACAAAAGGAGGCTAACTGTCCCTCCATCCCTGTG TGAGAACGGCGGTAAATTATTTGAACAAGTGCCCAAGAAGAAAACAATCTTCTACGAAGTCGAGCTGGTGAAAGTCAAGTGA